The Spirosoma radiotolerans genome has a window encoding:
- the bioD gene encoding dethiobiotin synthase, with amino-acid sequence MTKQTLIVAGIGTEIGKTIASAVLVEALQADYWKPIQSGGLDDSDTDTVRRLISNPTTYFHSEAYRLTQPLSPHAAAEIDGVTIELEKLTVPETQNALVIELAGGLMVPLNNHDLSIDLVQKLGLPVVLVSRNYLGSINHTLLSVDACRGRNIPLLGILFNGPTVPASETFILNYTGLPCLGRIGQEAHITKETIQKYARLIRDSFEEDPSKV; translated from the coding sequence ATGACTAAGCAGACATTAATTGTTGCCGGGATTGGCACGGAGATTGGGAAAACCATTGCTTCGGCGGTGCTGGTTGAAGCCCTGCAGGCCGATTACTGGAAACCAATTCAATCGGGGGGGCTGGATGATTCAGACACGGATACGGTGCGCCGGCTGATCAGTAATCCAACGACGTATTTCCATTCGGAAGCGTACCGACTTACGCAGCCATTGTCGCCCCATGCTGCGGCTGAGATAGACGGTGTCACTATTGAACTGGAAAAGCTTACTGTTCCGGAAACCCAGAATGCACTGGTTATCGAGCTAGCCGGTGGCCTGATGGTGCCGCTTAATAACCACGACCTATCGATTGATTTGGTGCAGAAACTAGGTTTGCCCGTCGTACTCGTATCGCGAAATTATCTGGGTAGCATCAACCATACACTCCTATCGGTTGATGCCTGTCGAGGTCGCAACATTCCGCTGCTGGGCATTCTGTTCAATGGTCCGACCGTTCCGGCTTCAGAAACGTTTATTTTAAATTATACAGGTCTACCCTGTCTTGGCCGCATTGGTCAGGAAGCGCACATAACGAAAGAAACGATACAGAAATACGCCCGGCTTATAAGGGATTCCTTTGAAGAAGATCCCTCTAAGGTCTAA
- a CDS encoding aspartate kinase, producing the protein MKVFKFGGASVKDAAGVRNLAEIVRSQGQNAVIVVSAMGKTTNALESIVRAYADRNTDSVHRQIESLKAYHYTIMSELTGDFSAVDQTFAHLETYVEQPVGGLYDEVYDQIVSLGELLSTQIIAAYVKQTGLSAQWLDARQLIRTDTTFREGRVNWEVTNRRIKEAVGKNRIHITQGFIGQTDDNRTTTLGREGSDYTAAIFAYCLQAESVTIWKDVPGVLNADPKWFDETVLLEKLTYQDAIELAYYGATVIHPKTIKPLQNKGIPLYVKSFLKPGAPGTVIGNYERHLTIPSFIFKVNQVLISLHPNDFSFIAEDNLSRIFGRFAQAGVKINLMQNTAISFSVVVDNNPDRVPALLDLLKQDFRVSYNDGLELITIRYYDQGTIERVLPNKKLLLEQKSRYTVQLVVKDVG; encoded by the coding sequence ATGAAAGTTTTCAAATTTGGTGGCGCTTCCGTAAAAGATGCCGCCGGTGTGCGTAATCTGGCTGAAATCGTCCGATCACAGGGTCAGAATGCCGTAATAGTTGTCTCCGCAATGGGAAAGACAACCAACGCCCTGGAAAGCATCGTCCGCGCTTATGCGGACCGCAACACAGACAGTGTTCATCGCCAGATTGAGAGCCTGAAGGCCTATCATTACACCATAATGAGCGAGTTAACGGGCGACTTTAGCGCGGTTGACCAGACATTTGCTCATCTCGAAACCTACGTTGAGCAACCTGTCGGTGGCCTCTATGATGAAGTTTACGATCAGATCGTTTCACTGGGCGAACTCTTGTCAACCCAAATTATTGCCGCTTATGTAAAGCAAACGGGACTATCGGCACAATGGCTCGACGCCCGGCAGCTGATACGAACGGATACGACATTTCGGGAAGGTCGCGTGAATTGGGAGGTAACCAATCGACGGATAAAAGAAGCCGTTGGCAAAAACAGGATTCATATAACCCAGGGGTTTATTGGGCAAACAGACGATAATCGAACCACGACCCTTGGCCGCGAAGGGTCAGATTACACAGCCGCCATCTTTGCTTATTGTCTGCAGGCAGAAAGTGTAACCATCTGGAAAGATGTACCCGGCGTGTTAAATGCCGACCCCAAATGGTTCGATGAGACTGTTTTACTGGAAAAGCTTACCTATCAGGACGCTATTGAACTGGCTTATTACGGCGCCACAGTCATCCATCCGAAGACCATCAAGCCCCTGCAAAACAAGGGTATTCCGCTCTATGTCAAGTCGTTTCTGAAGCCTGGTGCACCCGGAACCGTTATTGGCAACTACGAACGTCACCTTACTATTCCGTCGTTTATTTTCAAGGTCAATCAGGTGTTAATTTCGCTTCACCCGAACGACTTCTCGTTTATAGCTGAAGACAATTTGAGCCGTATTTTCGGGCGATTTGCTCAGGCAGGCGTCAAAATAAATCTGATGCAGAATACGGCCATTAGCTTTTCGGTCGTTGTCGATAACAATCCAGATCGGGTGCCCGCTTTACTGGATTTGCTAAAACAAGACTTTCGGGTCAGCTATAACGATGGGCTTGAATTGATTACCATTCGCTACTACGACCAGGGAACCATCGAGCGCGTGCTACCCAACAAAAAATTATTATTGGAACAAAAAAGCCGCTACACGGTGCAATTGGTTGTTAAAGACGTAGGCTAA
- a CDS encoding aminotransferase class IV produces MYYGYFNGTIAPTDQLAVGVTDLSLLRGYGLFDYFLTYNGRPFQWDWYWERFQNSASRMHLPLPLSKDETYAIVMNLVERSNEASLKTGLTSLNDLAFRFILTGGYSADSISVVRPNLLILAEMIHPTPTIQYEQGIKVILDEYVREMAEVKSTDYKRVILMAEAIRAARASDLLYQKGGEISELSRSNFFIVKGDRLITPDRHILHGITRKTVIQLAQSDFQVDERPVLLSELYDADEAFTTSSTKKVLPITQIGDLTIGDGYVGPKAKFLLERFDELVKTW; encoded by the coding sequence ATGTATTACGGCTATTTTAATGGTACGATTGCCCCTACTGACCAGCTTGCCGTTGGCGTTACTGATCTCAGTCTGCTTCGGGGCTATGGGCTGTTTGATTACTTTCTGACTTATAACGGTCGCCCGTTTCAGTGGGACTGGTATTGGGAGCGGTTCCAGAACTCTGCTTCTCGGATGCATTTGCCCCTGCCATTGAGCAAGGATGAAACATACGCCATCGTCATGAATTTGGTGGAGCGTAGCAACGAAGCGAGCCTGAAAACCGGTCTGACCAGCCTCAATGATCTGGCCTTTCGGTTTATCCTGACCGGCGGATACTCAGCCGATAGCATCAGTGTGGTACGACCCAACTTACTTATTCTGGCGGAAATGATTCATCCAACGCCCACTATTCAGTATGAGCAGGGTATCAAGGTGATTCTGGATGAGTATGTTCGGGAGATGGCCGAAGTAAAAAGTACTGATTATAAACGGGTTATTCTTATGGCCGAAGCCATTCGGGCCGCCCGAGCCTCCGATTTGCTGTACCAGAAAGGCGGTGAAATCAGCGAATTGAGCCGAAGCAACTTTTTCATTGTGAAAGGTGATCGGCTCATTACGCCAGACCGGCACATCCTGCATGGGATTACCCGAAAAACGGTCATTCAACTCGCACAAAGCGATTTTCAGGTCGATGAACGACCCGTACTTTTGTCTGAACTTTACGACGCCGACGAAGCATTTACAACCAGTTCGACCAAAAAAGTGCTGCCCATCACTCAAATTGGTGATTTGACCATTGGTGATGGCTACGTTGGGCCAAAAGCTAAATTTTTGCTGGAACGCTTCGATGAGCTAGTGAAAACCTGGTAA